Below is a window of Zerene cesonia ecotype Mississippi chromosome 18, Zerene_cesonia_1.1, whole genome shotgun sequence DNA.
ATTTGCtaaatgctattaaaaaatctgCGTTAACGGGACAAAATTCAAAACGGGTGTATCGATTCAGATGTGACCAACAATGAAATTCGGCAATTTAACGTGTTAAAGTAGGTACTGATaagttagaaaataaattaaagtaccCAATGCAATGGCAGTGTCGTCggtttgcaataaaataacgataaacAGTGATACAAAAACCCCGACATAAATCGCAAAGAATAATCTTAATGAAGACTTATAACgcgattgtaataaaaataatgaagaaagTTCAGTCGAGTTcttgttatttacatacacTTATGTCGGAGACATGAAGCGGAGACAATGCATAATGACGTACTTGTAATTACGCTGGTgcaatagaataaaatgttttaagcgcttttttgtgtattttataatgatgatgatggaatAATTTACCTTTGTACGTTGTTTTTCTGAGTGttgttattatactttttaatttgtgtggGAGAAAGAGTTTGGGATGTTTCATTACCTTAATAGGCacttaaatagtttaataaattaccatttatatttacttgaccgcctccttggtacagtggttaacgcgtgtatttagaaccgaggggtcctgggttcgatttccggtggggacgcacaaaaaaaaaaatgtctcggtctggcaggacacagaaggctgatcacctacttgtccataaagaaaatcgatcagtgaaacagatgtatatcatctgccccataccccactaggggacaagggacttcacttatatttaaactagcttttaaCAGTGGCTTTGCtagcgttaaattcggagtaattaaatatatgttatagctgttccttttgaatcactctttctgttaaaaaaaaacaatcaaaatccgttgcgtagttttaaagatttaagcgtacatagggacatagggacagagaaagcgactttgtctTATACTATgaagtgaaataaatagagAAGACAGTTGTATGTAAATTCCTTCAGGTTTTACATTGGATTAAAACTTTTTGCAAAAAGCAATTGATTACAGCTCAATTTATCTTCTTAGTAACACAAGTTAAGTGTAATTTTCGTTCATTTTTCgtgtcttattttttttttgtctgaaTCCCAAACTTTACCAAAATAACATTACGtatatacatgtttttttagcGAATTGCTTTAAAGTTCAATTAAAAcccatttcatttttatcaaaatttttctttttgaaatatacataagttGTACagaatattagtttttaaataaagtgtctgatttaattttctttagcGCTGAAGCTTAGCTTAGCGGGAACAtcctaatttttttaacaggaTGCCTAGCAGTATCTatagtaacatttttttaaaattgtgttcCTTTTTTGTGTGCAATTAATGTactaaagaatattatttatagataatttcattctatatattgtactaatcaaatataatttccttcctcttaattaaaatatttggtattgcaataaatatcctacttcctatatcctactattcctactaatcctatcctactaatattataaatgagaaagcttgtaaggatatgtgtgtgattgttgctctttcacgcaaagtctactgaaccgattgcaattttgtatacgtaaacagctggacaactggaataacataaaggtaactttttatcccgatatgcctacgggatatagacttacgcgggtggaaccgcggggcgcagctagttatatatatgattgCAACTAATATCctcaaaaaatataaggaaCATATAAGAAATTTCGTTCCCTTACAGTGGTAACAATTTGACTGAAGTCGATGATAGAAGATATAATGTACTTAACAGACTATCTTTTATTTCAGCCTCCGAATGGCCGGTGATAAACAAgccgttaaaaataatacgaacCAAAGAGAACAAATTATCGAACAGGTTTTTCCCCTACGACGACATTGAGACGGAGTGTCAGTTGACCATAGACgatgatattattatgttgaCACCAGATGAATTAGAGTTTGggtaagtttatattttcatgaagACCATAAAACTATTGGAAGTAcagtaaatgaattatttaacataacattaagaattaacatacatacaaaaacattgtaaagtataacattttaatataatttaatatcttaatatatataaattacgtgtcacgttgtttgtacGCGATGGACTCCGAAACTACTCCAccgatttttatcaaatatgcACATTATGTggagtttgatccaactttaAAGATATGatagtttgtattatttcaattactgcAGCTGCAGAGCAGctagtaacattattataacataataatttaatacataatataaaattttatgcgtgttatttttcagttttgaCGTATGGCGGGAATTCCCCGACAGAATCGTTGGGTTTCCATCGCGTCTGCACGTGTGGGACAACGCCACCAGTTCGTGGAAGTACCATAGCGAGTGGACCAATCAGATATCAATGGTAAGAActcgaaacatttatttattcagcctgtgtaagattataaaataaaaactcattcaCTTCactaattaactatttattactaattattatatatcaataaactgtttattattagaaaaaatattatggaaaAGTTTGAACTCGTGTGTACTCGTTCTCATATAACGAACTTACTGATTTATAGCATGAATAAGCATACTAAGCAAAAGCACTTCtttgattttatgaatataaaacaattatgtttaacaaaaaaaatgaaactgcCTCGACattgtcagaactaaaccAACATTAACtgtaatcctatcctactaatattataaatgcgaaagtttgtgaggatggatgtatgtgtatgtgtatgtttgttactctttcaagcaaaaactactgaaccgattgcaataaaatttggtacgtagatagctggacaagtggaatcaCACATGGGCgactttttattccaatattcctacgggatacagacttacgcgggtgaaaccgcggggcgcagcttgtaaaaaatcaaaatccgGTCACCCATTCGAAAGTGGAGTGGGAACAAAaccgaaaataaaaataaagtaaagttTAACTTATTTCTTTAAAGCGGTATATTTGTAATCCCACGACCCACGTTaacaaatctatataaaactcatttttttttaataaatatttcattttcaggTGTTAACAGGCGCCGCGTTCCACCACAAGATCTGGTCGTGGTACTACACGTACAAGATGCCGGCAGAGATACGGCAGTGGGTGGACGAGAACTTTAATTGCGAAGACATTGCTATGAACTTCCTAGTGGCTAATATTACGAGGAAAGCGCCTATTAAGGTGAGTGTTATACTGAAATCTGTTATACAAATTAGTCAATTTGCGTTTCGTGGTATCCTTAgaagtatttttatcattattattgaaacaatCTAGAGGCTTTTTTGCAGTACTACAGATATCAcagtttattttctaataaattattgaataatgaaaatcttcatgtatgtatgtatgtactaagagaaataaatattataatttagaaattatatatattgtggacaatataatgaataaatcgtgtttaaaatccgtaaaaaagtttttaatttctaaatgtataatactcgcgtaaaatcaaacacgagaaaatactatattataattttcaggtGACACCgcgaaaaaaattcaaatgccCCGAGTGTACAAACACAGAAATGCTATCCGCAGACGCGAAGCACATGTCGCAGAGATCCGCTTGTATCGACAAATTCACCAAAATATACGGACATATGGCGTTAAAGTCCGTTGAGTTTAGAGCTGATCCATTGCAGTACAGAGAAACGGGCTCTGGAATACCACATTTGTACCCGGATATAGGCgctttgtgaaaaaaaaactaattatacaCTACGGTTCTAATTGGTAAATCTATGGCTGGCTTAGGGTGGCATATTTGGTTGATAAAGCCTTACAAAGGTCTATTGTGTAAAGGTcttcattcaatttaattaaagttttatttcgtttttgaaAACTGAAAAGATTtatgcaaaaaattaaatagtgctataatttttggaaattgaaaatgaattaaCGCTTCTAAATGACTTAATTCACGCGCGTAAACTGTCTTGATAGTGATTGGTCAATAATGTTTTGCCAGAGATTGGCTAATTGTTTtcctatatttaaaagtttttggtCAACTCTGAtgttaatgtaaatgtaaccATTATTCAAATGTGGAACTTTATGGAAATATGAATTGATCGGTTGTTTATCCTTtccgttaaaatattttagtgcaagtaattttgaataatgatGGTAAAGATTTTGAAAAGGGGATAtagttaagaaatatattctaagacttgtatatttaattttaaataaatc
It encodes the following:
- the LOC119834064 gene encoding exostosin-2, which encodes INDHRMRCEYTTGKMFAYPDVLKNGLFCLVVRSARLIQAVLLDVIASQCIPIIIADTIVMPFNSHIDWNRIAIFIPEDNIKNLLKIVHSVSKERRGELYWQLRWVYERYFASIEKITMTMLEIFNEKVFPLSARMYEDWNMPEHLYGPVNPLFLPETAPKAPGFTAVILTYDRVESLFTLIRKLVRTPSLAKILVVWNNQKLQPPPASEWPVINKPLKIIRTKENKLSNRFFPYDDIETECQLTIDDDIIMLTPDELEFGFDVWREFPDRIVGFPSRLHVWDNATSSWKYHSEWTNQISMVLTGAAFHHKIWSWYYTYKMPAEIRQWVDENFNCEDIAMNFLVANITRKAPIKVTPRKKFKCPECTNTEMLSADAKHMSQRSACIDKFTKIYGHMALKSVEFRADPLQYRETGSGIPHLYPDIGAL